Proteins co-encoded in one Callospermophilus lateralis isolate mCalLat2 chromosome 2, mCalLat2.hap1, whole genome shotgun sequence genomic window:
- the Fermt3 gene encoding fermitin family homolog 3 translates to MAGMKTATGDYIDSSWELRVFVGEEDPEAESVTLRVTGESHIGGVLLKIVEEINRKQDWSDHAIWWEQKRRWLLQTHWTLDKYGILADARLFFGPQHRPVILRLPNRRALRLHASFSKPLFQTVAAICRLLSIRHPEELSLLRAPEKKEKKKKEKGLEEEVFDLTKVVLAGGVAPALFRGMPAHFSDSEQTEACYRMLSRPQSPPDPLLLQRLPRPSSLSDKTQLHGRWLDSSRCLMQQGISAGDTLWLRFKYYSFFDLDPKADPVRLTQLYEQARWDLLLEEIDCTEEEMMVFAALQYHINKLSQSGEVGELPSADQGLDDLDAALSNLEVKLEGSAPTDVLDSLTTIPELKDYLRIFRPRKLTLKGYRQHWVVFKETTLSYYKSQDEAPGDPIQQLNLKGCEVVPDVNVSGQKFCIKLLVPSPEGMSEIYLRCQDEQQYAHWMAGCRLASKGRTMADSSYASEVQAILAFLSLQRAGGGGSGNQPQGPDTSAEGLNPYGLVAPRFQRKFKAKQLTPRILEAHQNVAQLSLTEALLRFIQAWQSLPDFGISYVLVRFKGSRRDEILGIANNRLIRIDLAVGDVVKTWRFSNMRQWNVNWDIQQVAIEFDEHINVAFSCVSASCRIVHEYIGGYIFLSTRERARGEELDEDLFLQLTGGHEAF, encoded by the exons ATCGCAAGCAGGACTGGTCGGACCACGCCATCTGGTGGGAGCAGAAGAGACGATGGCTGCTGCAGACCCACTGGACGCTGGACAAGTACGGGATCTTGGCCGACGCCCGCCTCTTCTTCGGACCACAGCATCGGCCAGTCATCCTGCGGCTGCCCAACCGGCGGGCGCTGCGCCTGCACGCCAGCTTCTCCAAGCCTCTCTTCCAGACCGTGGCTGCCATCTGCCGCCTCCTCA GCATCCGGCACCCTGAGGAGCTGTCTCTGCTGCGGGCtccggagaagaaggagaagaagaagaaggagaaggggcTGGAGGAAGAGGTGTTCGACTTGACCAAGGTCGTCCTGGCTGGGG GTGTGGCGCCGGCGCTGTTCCGGGGGATGCCCGCACACTTCTCTGACAGCGAGCAGACCGAGGCCTGCTACCGCATGCTGAGCCGGCCGCAGTCGCCCCCCGACCCGCTGCTGCTCCAGCGCCTGCCCAGGCCCAGCTCCCTGTCGGACAAGACACAGCTCCACGGCAG GTGGCTGGACTCCTCGCGGTGCCTCATGCAGCAGGGCATCTCGGCTGGGGACACGCTCTGGCTGCGCTTCAAGTACTACAGCTTCTTCGACCTGGATCCCAAG GCCGACCCAGTGCGGCTGACCCAGCTGTACGAGCAGGCTCGCTGGGACCTGCTGCTGGAGGAGATCGACTGCACTGAGGAGGAGATGATGGTGTTTGCAGCCCTGCAG TACCACATCAACAAGCTGTCCCAGAGTGGGGAGGTGGGCGAACTGCCCAGTGCAGACCAGGGGCTGGATGACTTGGACGCAGCCCTGAGCAACCTGGAGGTGAAGCTGGAGGGCTCGGCGCCCACGGACGTGCTG GACAGCCTCACCACAATCCCAGAACTCAAGGATTATCTCCGAATCTTCCG GCCCCGGAAGCTGACCCTGAAGGGCTACCGCCAGCACTGGGTGGTGTTCAAGGAGACCACGCTGTCCTACTACAAGAGCCAGGATGAGGCCCCGGGGGACCCCATTCAGCAGCTCAACCTCAAGG GCTGTGAGGTGGTCCCCGATGTcaatgtctcaggtcagaagttcTGTATCAAACTCCTAGTGCCCTCCCCTGAGGGCATGAGTGAGATCTACCTACGGTGCCAGGAT GAGCAGCAGTATGCCCACTGGATGGCCGGCTGCCGACTGGCCTCCAAGGGCCGCACCATGGCGGACAGCAGCTACGCCAGCGAGGTGCAGGCCATCCTGGCCTTCCTCAGCCTGCAGCGGGCAGGCGGCGGGGGCTCAGGGAACCAGCCCCAGGGGCCCGACACCTCTGCCGAAGGCCTCAACCCCTATGGACTTGTTGCTCCCCGCTTCCagcgaaagttcaaggccaagcaG CTCACCCCGAGGATCCTGGAGGCCCACCAGAACGTTGCCCAGCTCTCGCTGACCGAGGCCCTGCTGCGCTTCATCCAGGCCTGGCAGTCCCTGCCTGATTTTGGCATCTCCTACGTGTTGGTTAG GTTCAAGGGTAGCAGGAGAGATGAGATCCTGGGCATTGCCAACAACCGACTGATCCGAATTGACCTGGCCGTGGGCGATGTGGTCAAGACCTGGCGCTTCAGCAACATGCGCCAGTGGAATGTCAACTGGGACATCCAGCAG GTGGCCATCGAGTTTGACGAGCACATCAACGTGGCCTTCAGCTGTGTGTCTGCCAGCTGCCGCATTGTGCATGAGTACATTGGGGGCTACATTTTCCTGTCAACTCGTGAGCGGGCACGTGGGGAGGAGCTGGACGAGGACCTTTTCCTGCAGCTCACGGGGGGCCATGAGGCCTTCTAA
- the Trpt1 gene encoding tRNA 2'-phosphotransferase 1 isoform X2, which yields MNSSGGRRQEAARPTGRKAHRPREQDPDVQLSKALSYALRHGALKLGLPMGADGFVPLGTLLQLPQFHSFSTEDVQRVVNTNRKQRFTLRPGDPSTGPLIRANQGHSLQVPELELMPLETPQALPLVLVHGTFWKHWPSILLKGLSCQGRTHIHLAPGLPGDSGIISGNADGFLLPKYFKEALQLRPTRKPLSLAGNRETK from the exons ATGAACTCCTCTGGAGGAAGGAGGCAGGAAGCAGCAAGGCCCACGGGTAGAAAGGCTCACCGACCCCGGGAGCAG GACCCAGATGTGCAGCTGTCCAAGGCTCTGTCATACGCCTTGCGCCACGGGGCCCTGAAGCTGGGCCTTCCCATGGGGGCTG ATGGCTTTGTCCCCCTGGGCACCCTTCTGCAGCTGCCCCAGTTCCACAGCTTCTCCACTGAAGATGTGCAGCGTGTGGTGAACACCAACAGGAAGCAGCGCTTCACTCTGCGGCCAGGAGATCCCAGCACTGGCCCCCTCATCCGAGCCAACCAGGGCCACTCCCTGCAG GTACCCGAGTTGGAGCTGATGCCTCTGGAGACGCCACAAGCTTTGCCTCTGGTACTAGTACATGGTACATTCTGGAAGCACTGGCCATCCATCCTGCTCAAGGGCCTGTCATGCCAGGGCAGGACACACATCCACTTGGCTCCAGGACTGCCTGGAGACTCTGGCATCATAAGTG GGAATGCTGATGGCTTCCTGCTTCCCAAGTACTTCAAGGAGGCCCTGCAGCTGCGCCCTACCC GAAAGCCTCTCTCCTTGGCTGGTAATAGAGAGACAAAGTAG
- the Trpt1 gene encoding tRNA 2'-phosphotransferase 1 isoform X1, translating into MNSSGGRRQEAARPTGRKAHRPREQDPDVQLSKALSYALRHGALKLGLPMGADGFVPLGTLLQLPQFHSFSTEDVQRVVNTNRKQRFTLRPGDPSTGPLIRANQGHSLQVPELELMPLETPQALPLVLVHGTFWKHWPSILLKGLSCQGRTHIHLAPGLPGDSGIISGMRPNCEVAVFINGPLALSDGISFFRSANGVILTPGNADGFLLPKYFKEALQLRPTRKPLSLAGNRETK; encoded by the exons ATGAACTCCTCTGGAGGAAGGAGGCAGGAAGCAGCAAGGCCCACGGGTAGAAAGGCTCACCGACCCCGGGAGCAG GACCCAGATGTGCAGCTGTCCAAGGCTCTGTCATACGCCTTGCGCCACGGGGCCCTGAAGCTGGGCCTTCCCATGGGGGCTG ATGGCTTTGTCCCCCTGGGCACCCTTCTGCAGCTGCCCCAGTTCCACAGCTTCTCCACTGAAGATGTGCAGCGTGTGGTGAACACCAACAGGAAGCAGCGCTTCACTCTGCGGCCAGGAGATCCCAGCACTGGCCCCCTCATCCGAGCCAACCAGGGCCACTCCCTGCAG GTACCCGAGTTGGAGCTGATGCCTCTGGAGACGCCACAAGCTTTGCCTCTGGTACTAGTACATGGTACATTCTGGAAGCACTGGCCATCCATCCTGCTCAAGGGCCTGTCATGCCAGGGCAGGACACACATCCACTTGGCTCCAGGACTGCCTGGAGACTCTGGCATCATAAGTG GCATGCGCCCAAATTGTGAAGTGGCTGTGTTCATCAATGGACCCCTGGCCCTGTCAG ATGGAATCTCCTTCTTCCGCTCTGCTAACGGGGTGATCTTGACTCCAGGGAATGCTGATGGCTTCCTGCTTCCCAAGTACTTCAAGGAGGCCCTGCAGCTGCGCCCTACCC GAAAGCCTCTCTCCTTGGCTGGTAATAGAGAGACAAAGTAG
- the Nudt22 gene encoding uridine diphosphate glucose pyrophosphatase NUDT22: protein MDPEVSLLLQCPPGGLPQDHVGVELSPAHDRRPLPGGDKTIAAIWEARLQAQPWLFNAPKFRLHSATLASTDSPGPQLLLRLGLTSYQDFLGTNWASSASWLQQQGAMDWGDKQAYLADPLGVGAALITADDFLVFLRRSWQVAEAPGMVDVPGGHPEPQVLCPGDSPQHKDLPGELVVRELFSSVLQEICDEVNLPLLTLSQPLLLGIARNETSAGRASAEFYVQCSLTSEEVRNYYLSGGPEAHESTGIIFVETQRVQRLQETEMWSELCPSAKGAILLYNRVRGSPT from the exons ATGGATCCTGAGGTATCCCTGCTGCTTCAGTGCCCTCCTGGGGGGCTGCCCCAGGACCATGTAGGAGTGGAGCTGAGCCCAGCCCATGACCGTCGCCCACTACCAGGAGGGGACAAGACCATCGCTGCCATCTGGGAAGCCCGGCTACAGGCCCAACCCTGGCTCTTCAATGCCCCCAAGTTCCGCCTGCATTCAGCTACACTGGCATCCACTGACTCTCCTGGTCCACAGCTGCTTCTGCGCCTGGGGCTTACTTCCTACCAAGATTTCCTGGGCACCAATTGGGCCAGCTCAGCCTCCTGGCTGCAGCAGCAGGGAGCCATGGATTGGGGTGACAAGCAGGCCTATCTGGCAGACCCACTGGGGGTGGGTGCCGCACTAATCACAGCTGATGACTTCCTTGTCTTCCTGCGGCGCTCTTGGCAGGTGGCTGAGGCCCCTGGGATGGTGGATGTCCCTGGTGGGCACCCTGAGCCTCAG GTTCTGTGCCCTGGTGACAGCCCCCAGCACAAGGACCTCCCGGGGGAACTGGTGGTACGAGAGCTCTTCTCCAGTGTCCTACAAGAGATCTGTGATGAG GTGAATCTGCCGCTGCTCACCCTGAGCCAACCCCTGCTGTTGGGCATTGCCCGAAATGAGACCAGCGCCGGCCGTGCAAGTGCCGAGTTCTATGTCCA GTGCAGCCTGACTTCTGAGGAGGTGAGGAACTACTATCTGAGTGGGGGACCTGAGGCCCACGAGTCTACAGGAATCATCTTTGTGGAGACACAG AGAGTGCAGAGATTGCAGGAGACGGAGATGTGGTCTGAGCTCTGCCCCTCGGCCAAAGGCGCCATCCTCCTCTACAACCGAGTTCGGGGAAGTCCCACCTGA
- the Dnajc4 gene encoding dnaJ homolog subfamily C member 4 isoform X2: MHPSWWPPFPSCPPAAMLPLLPLRLCRLWPRSPPTRLLAAASGQRSGPRNYYELLGVHPGASAEEVKRAFFTKSKELHPDRDPGNPALHSRFVELNEAYRVLSREQTRRSYDHQLRSASPPKSPGTTAYPKSAQQTQSSWEPPNAQYWAQFHDVRPQGPQTRQQQYKHNQRVLGYCLLLMLAGMGLHYAAFRKLEQIHRSFMDEKDRIITAIYNDTRARARANRARLQQERRQRQQQPLSSGHPQDPGIVPPSTGP; the protein is encoded by the exons ATGCACCCCTCTTGGTGGCCTCCTTTCCCCAGCTGTCCGCCCGCCGCCATGCTGCCCCTGTTGCCCCTGCGCCTGTGCCGGCTGTGGCCCCGCAGCCCTCCCACCCGGCTCCTCGCAGCGGCCTCTGGGCAGCG GTCTGGCCCCAGAAATTATTATGAACTATTGGGCGTGCATCCTGGTGCCAGCGCTGAAGAAGTTAAACGAGCTTTCTTTACCAAGTCCAAAGAG CTGCACCCTGACCGAGATCCTGGGAACCCGGCCCTGCATAGCCGTTTTGTGGAGCTGAATGAGGCATACCGTGTGCTCAGCCGTGAGCAGACCCGCCGCAGCTATGACCACCAGCTCCGTTCAGCTAGCCCCCCCAAATCTCCAGGGACCACAGCCTATCCCAAGTCTGCCCAACAAACACAGAG CTCCTGGGAACCCCCCAATGCGCAATACTGGGCCCAGTTTCATGATGTAAGGCCACAGGGGCCCCAGACGAGGCAGCAGCAGTACAAACACAATCAGCGGGTCCTGGGGTACTGCCTCCTGCTCATGCTGGCTGGCATGGGCCTGCACTATGCTGCTTTCAG GAAGTTGGAGCAGATACACCGGAGCTTCATGGATGAGAAGGATCGGATCATCACAGCCATCTACAACGACACGCGGGCCAGGGCCag GGCCAACAGAGCCAGGCTCCAGCAGGAGCGCCGGCAAAGGCAGCAGCAGCCGCTATCCTCTGGACATCCCCAAGATCCAGGGATTGTGCCTCCCAGCACCGGCCCCTGA
- the Dnajc4 gene encoding dnaJ homolog subfamily C member 4 isoform X1: MHPSWWPPFPSCPPAAMLPLLPLRLCRLWPRSPPTRLLAAASGQRSGPRNYYELLGVHPGASAEEVKRAFFTKSKELHPDRDPGNPALHSRFVELNEAYRVLSREQTRRSYDHQLRSASPPKSPGTTAYPKSAQQTQSSSWEPPNAQYWAQFHDVRPQGPQTRQQQYKHNQRVLGYCLLLMLAGMGLHYAAFRKLEQIHRSFMDEKDRIITAIYNDTRARARANRARLQQERRQRQQQPLSSGHPQDPGIVPPSTGP, encoded by the exons ATGCACCCCTCTTGGTGGCCTCCTTTCCCCAGCTGTCCGCCCGCCGCCATGCTGCCCCTGTTGCCCCTGCGCCTGTGCCGGCTGTGGCCCCGCAGCCCTCCCACCCGGCTCCTCGCAGCGGCCTCTGGGCAGCG GTCTGGCCCCAGAAATTATTATGAACTATTGGGCGTGCATCCTGGTGCCAGCGCTGAAGAAGTTAAACGAGCTTTCTTTACCAAGTCCAAAGAG CTGCACCCTGACCGAGATCCTGGGAACCCGGCCCTGCATAGCCGTTTTGTGGAGCTGAATGAGGCATACCGTGTGCTCAGCCGTGAGCAGACCCGCCGCAGCTATGACCACCAGCTCCGTTCAGCTAGCCCCCCCAAATCTCCAGGGACCACAGCCTATCCCAAGTCTGCCCAACAAACACAGAG CAGCTCCTGGGAACCCCCCAATGCGCAATACTGGGCCCAGTTTCATGATGTAAGGCCACAGGGGCCCCAGACGAGGCAGCAGCAGTACAAACACAATCAGCGGGTCCTGGGGTACTGCCTCCTGCTCATGCTGGCTGGCATGGGCCTGCACTATGCTGCTTTCAG GAAGTTGGAGCAGATACACCGGAGCTTCATGGATGAGAAGGATCGGATCATCACAGCCATCTACAACGACACGCGGGCCAGGGCCag GGCCAACAGAGCCAGGCTCCAGCAGGAGCGCCGGCAAAGGCAGCAGCAGCCGCTATCCTCTGGACATCCCCAAGATCCAGGGATTGTGCCTCCCAGCACCGGCCCCTGA
- the Dnajc4 gene encoding dnaJ homolog subfamily C member 4 isoform X3, producing the protein MLPLLPLRLCRLWPRSPPTRLLAAASGQRSGPRNYYELLGVHPGASAEEVKRAFFTKSKELHPDRDPGNPALHSRFVELNEAYRVLSREQTRRSYDHQLRSASPPKSPGTTAYPKSAQQTQSSSWEPPNAQYWAQFHDVRPQGPQTRQQQYKHNQRVLGYCLLLMLAGMGLHYAAFRKLEQIHRSFMDEKDRIITAIYNDTRARARANRARLQQERRQRQQQPLSSGHPQDPGIVPPSTGP; encoded by the exons ATGCTGCCCCTGTTGCCCCTGCGCCTGTGCCGGCTGTGGCCCCGCAGCCCTCCCACCCGGCTCCTCGCAGCGGCCTCTGGGCAGCG GTCTGGCCCCAGAAATTATTATGAACTATTGGGCGTGCATCCTGGTGCCAGCGCTGAAGAAGTTAAACGAGCTTTCTTTACCAAGTCCAAAGAG CTGCACCCTGACCGAGATCCTGGGAACCCGGCCCTGCATAGCCGTTTTGTGGAGCTGAATGAGGCATACCGTGTGCTCAGCCGTGAGCAGACCCGCCGCAGCTATGACCACCAGCTCCGTTCAGCTAGCCCCCCCAAATCTCCAGGGACCACAGCCTATCCCAAGTCTGCCCAACAAACACAGAG CAGCTCCTGGGAACCCCCCAATGCGCAATACTGGGCCCAGTTTCATGATGTAAGGCCACAGGGGCCCCAGACGAGGCAGCAGCAGTACAAACACAATCAGCGGGTCCTGGGGTACTGCCTCCTGCTCATGCTGGCTGGCATGGGCCTGCACTATGCTGCTTTCAG GAAGTTGGAGCAGATACACCGGAGCTTCATGGATGAGAAGGATCGGATCATCACAGCCATCTACAACGACACGCGGGCCAGGGCCag GGCCAACAGAGCCAGGCTCCAGCAGGAGCGCCGGCAAAGGCAGCAGCAGCCGCTATCCTCTGGACATCCCCAAGATCCAGGGATTGTGCCTCCCAGCACCGGCCCCTGA
- the Vegfb gene encoding vascular endothelial growth factor B isoform X2, producing the protein MRPLLRRLLFAVLLHLAPAQAPVSQPDVPGHQKKVVSWIDVYARATCQPREVVVPLTVELMGTVAKQLVPSCVTVQRCGGCCPDDGLECVPTGQHQVRMQILMIRYPSSQLGEMSLEEHSQCECRPKKKESAVKPDSPRTPCPRCTQRRQRPDPRTCHCRCRRRSFLRCQGRGLELNPHTCRCRKLRR; encoded by the exons ATGCGCCCCCTGCTCCGCCGCCTGCTGTTCGCCGTGCTCCTGCATCTGGCCCCAGCCCAG GCCCCTGTCTCCCAGCCTGATGTCCCTGGCCACCAGAAGAAAG TGGTGTCATGGATAGACGTGTATGCTCGTGCCACCTGCCAGCCTCGGGAGGTGGTAGTGCCCCTGACTGTGGAGCTCATGGGTACTGTGGCCAAACAACTGGTGCCTAGCTGTGTGACTGTGCAGCGCTGTGGTGGCTGCTGCCCTGACGATGGCCTGGAGTGCGTGCCCACCGGGCAGCACCAAGTCCGAATGCAG ATCCTCATGATCCGGTATCCAAGCAGTCAGCTGGGGGAGATGTCCCTGGAAGAACACAGCCAATGTGAATGCAG accaaaaaaaaaggagagtGCTGTGAAGCCAGACAG CCCCAGGACCCCCTGCCCACGCTGCACCCAGCGCCGCCAGCGCCCTGACCCACGGACCTGCCACTGCCGCTGCCGACGCCGCAGCTTCCTCCGTTGCCAAGGGCGGGGCTTAGAGCTCAACCCACACACCTGCAG GTGCCGGAAGCTGCGAAGGTGA
- the Vegfb gene encoding vascular endothelial growth factor B isoform X1, protein MRPLLRRLLFAVLLHLAPAQAPVSQPDVPGHQKKVVSWIDVYARATCQPREVVVPLTVELMGTVAKQLVPSCVTVQRCGGCCPDDGLECVPTGQHQVRMQILMIRYPSSQLGEMSLEEHSQCECRPKKKESAVKPDRAATPHHRPQPRSLQGWDSAPGAPSPADITHPTPAPGPPAHAAPSAASALTHGPATAAADAAASSVAKGGA, encoded by the exons ATGCGCCCCCTGCTCCGCCGCCTGCTGTTCGCCGTGCTCCTGCATCTGGCCCCAGCCCAG GCCCCTGTCTCCCAGCCTGATGTCCCTGGCCACCAGAAGAAAG TGGTGTCATGGATAGACGTGTATGCTCGTGCCACCTGCCAGCCTCGGGAGGTGGTAGTGCCCCTGACTGTGGAGCTCATGGGTACTGTGGCCAAACAACTGGTGCCTAGCTGTGTGACTGTGCAGCGCTGTGGTGGCTGCTGCCCTGACGATGGCCTGGAGTGCGTGCCCACCGGGCAGCACCAAGTCCGAATGCAG ATCCTCATGATCCGGTATCCAAGCAGTCAGCTGGGGGAGATGTCCCTGGAAGAACACAGCCAATGTGAATGCAG accaaaaaaaaaggagagtGCTGTGAAGCCAGACAG GGCTGCCACTCCCCACCACCGTCCCCAGCCCCGCTCTCTTCAGGGCTGGGACTCTGCCCCTGGAGCACCCTCCCCAGCTGACATCACCCATCCCACTCCAGCCCCAGGACCCCCTGCCCACGCTGCACCCAGCGCCGCCAGCGCCCTGACCCACGGACCTGCCACTGCCGCTGCCGACGCCGCAGCTTCCTCCGTTGCCAAGGGCGGGGCTTAG
- the LOC143392989 gene encoding uncharacterized protein LOC143392989 gives MPQGEGSHTARGGALELGAGRGIETGGPSERVRVEGGARGRGVELGRLGGGAYPLEEELEQVEGGASGSETKRDGAQALGAGPQPVSGVAPVQEKGSSSAEGGASGPGAELHSLKGGAKEPSEGLSPSNGPGRPRGGGLRGGRAWGRGRPRTPPGEVVWVERARRPADTGPVWVPRRPPRAQSWGGASGGGTGPGWGVPPEDRASPEPPSGDVWVPRGRPPAAASEVWVCWAGGSWVWREWGRPVGATAVQSERVWTLRKGTGGN, from the coding sequence ATGCCGCAGGGGGAGGGTTCTCACACCGCACGGGGCGGAGCCCTGGAGCTCGGGGCGGGACGTGGAATAGAAACGGGTGGGCCTTCGGAGCGGGTGCGGGTGGAAGGCGGAGCTCGGGGACGGGGGGTAGAGCTAGGACGGCTGGGGGGCGGAGCCTATCCCTTGGAGGAGGAGCTGGAACAGGTGGAAGGCGGAGCCTCGGGTTCGGAGACCAAGAGGGACGGAGCCCAGGCACTGGGGGCGGGGCCTCAGCCGGTGAGTGGCGTGGCTCCGGTTCAGGAAAAGGGGTCTAGTTCGGCTGAGGGCGGAGCTTCAGGGCCGGGGGCGGAACTACACTCTCTAAAGGGCGGAGCCAAGGAGCCAAGCGAAGGGCTAAGCCCGAGTAATGGCCCAGGTCGTCCACGCGGGGGCGGTCTCCGTGGTGGCCGAGCCTGGGGACGCGGTAGGCCGAGAACTCCCCCGGGAGAGGTGGTATGGGTGGAGCGGGCTCGGCGGCCAGCCGACACCGGGCCAGTCTGGGTGCCTCGGAGGCCCCCCAGGGCGCAGAGCTGGGGTGGAGCCTCCGGAGGAGGCACAGGGCCAGGCTGGGGGGTACCTCCGGAGGACCGGGCCTCCCCGGAGCCACCCAGTGGGGATGTGTGGGTGCCTCGGGGCCGACCCCCTGCAGCGGCCTCAGAGGTGTGGGTGTGCTGGGCAGGGGGCAGCTGGGTGTGGCGTGAGTGGGGCCGCCCCGTCGGGGCAACTGCTGTGCAGTCAGAGAGGGTCTGGACTTTGCGTAAAGGAACGGGTGGGAACTGA
- the Fkbp2 gene encoding peptidyl-prolyl cis-trans isomerase FKBP2, which translates to MRLSWILTVLSVCLSALAMATRAEGKRKLQIGVKKRVDHCPIKSRKGDVLHMHYTGKLEDGTEFDSSLPQNQPFVFSLGTGQVIKGWDQGLLGMCEGEKRKLVIPSELGYGERGAPPKIPGGATLVFEVELLKIERRSEL; encoded by the exons ATGAGGCTGAGCTGGATCCTGACAGTACTGTCTGTCTGCCTGAGTGCCCTGGCCATGGCCACGAGGGCCGAGGGCAAACGGAAGCTGCAGATCGGGGTCAAGAAGCGGGTGGACCACTGTCCCATCAAATCGCGCAAGGGAGACGTCTTGCACATGCACTACACG GGAAAGCTGGAAGATGGGACGGAGTTTGACAGCAGCCTGCCCCAGAACCAGCCCTTTGTCTTCTCCCTTGGCACAGGCCAGGTCATCAAGGGCTGGGACCAGGGGCTGCTGGG GATGTGTGAAGGGGAAAAGCGGAAGCTAGTAATCCCATCTGAGCTGG GGTATGGAGAACGGGGAGCTCCCCCAAAGATCCCAG GTGGCGCAACCCTGGTGTTTGAGGTGGAACTGCTCAAGATTGAACGACGTTCGGAACTGTAG
- the Ppp1r14b gene encoding protein phosphatase 1 regulatory subunit 14B: MADSGPAGGAALAAPAPGPGGGGPGPRVYFQSPPGAAGEGPGGADDEGPVRRQGKVTVKYDRKELRKRLNLEEWILEQLTRLYDCQEEEIPELEIDVDELLDMETDDTRAARVKELLVDCYKPTEAFISGLLDKIRGMQKLSTPQKK; the protein is encoded by the exons ATGGCGGACAGCGGCCCCGCGGGGGGCGCGGCGTTGGCGGCCCCGGCCCCTGGGCCAGGCGGTGGTGGCCCTGGGCCCCGCGTGTACTTTCAGAGCCCCCCTGGGGCGGCAGGCGAGGGCCCGGGCGGTGCGGACGACGAGGGCCCAGTGAGACGCCAAGGGAAGGTCACCGTCAAGTACGACCGCAAGGAGCTACGGAAGCGCCTCAACCTAGAGGAGTGGATCTTGGAACAGCTCACACGTCTCTACGACTGCCAG GAAGAAGAGATCCCAGAGCTGGAGATTGATGTGGATGAGCTCCTGGACATGGAGACCGATGATACCCGGGCTGCCAGGGTCAAG GAGCTGCTGGTTGACTGTTACAAACCCACCGAG GCCTTCATCTCTGGCCTGCTGGACAAGATCCGGGGCATGCAGAAGCTGAGCACACCTCAGAAGAAATAA